A region of Epinephelus fuscoguttatus linkage group LG1, E.fuscoguttatus.final_Chr_v1 DNA encodes the following proteins:
- the LOC125889955 gene encoding caveolin-3-like, with protein sequence MEYDNDSHRPMIRRDSLSREIDLTNRDPKQINEDVVKVSFEDVIAEPAGTHSLGGVWKASHVTFTGSKYCCYRILTTLFGIPLSVFWGFAFACLSFWHIWAVAPFIKTVMLELQCLTQLNSMFIRTYVSPLFEAMGKIYSDVRVFLHKEG encoded by the exons ATGGAGTATGATAACGACAGCCACAGGCCGATGATCAGGAGGGACAGCCTCAGCAGGGAGATTGACCTCACCAACAGAGACCCCAAGCAAATCAATGAGGATGTGGTCAAG GTCTCCTTTGAAGATGTGATCGCAGAACCTGCTGGGACACACAGTCTGGGCGGAGTGTGGAAAGCCAGCCACGTCACCTTCACAGGGTCAAAGTATTGCTGTTACCGCATCCTGACCACCTTGTTTGGCATCCCTTTGTCAGTGTTCTGGGGCTTTGCCTTTGCTTGTCTGTCATTCTGGCACATCTGGGCTGTTGCTCCCTTCATTAAGACTGTTATGCTTGAGTTACAATGCCtgactcaactcaactcaatgTTCATACGCACTTATGTTAGCCCACTCTTTGAGGCAATGGGGAAGATATACAGCGATGTGAGGGTTTTCTTACACAAGGAGGGCTAA
- the oxtrb gene encoding LOW QUALITY PROTEIN: oxytocin receptor b (The sequence of the model RefSeq protein was modified relative to this genomic sequence to represent the inferred CDS: deleted 1 base in 1 codon), which yields MEDLLREQNSWSQNVSWSNSSRGNDSNLGNTTVNPLKRNEEVAKVEVAVLVLVLLLALTGNLCVLWAIHTSKHSQSRMYYFMKHLSIADLVVAVFQVLPQLIWDITFRFYGPDLLCRLVKYLQVVGMFASTYMLVLMSIDRCLAICQPLRSVYKKQDRFCVIASWMLSLIFSTPQAYIFSVRDVGNGEYDCWGDFIQPWGAKAYITWMTLSIYILPVAILSICYGLICFKIWQNFNLKTRRDHFLALTPRPSKGAHPLCRVSSVRLISKAKIRTVKMTFVVVLAYIVCWTPFFFVQMWSAWDPAAPREEMAFIIAMLLASLNSCCNPWIYMFFAGHLFHDLMQCFFCCCREYLTASSSSCDRQCRHKSKSPTCVIKITAARGASHTHPAQGDRDTEEPVESHPGFL from the exons ATGGAGGACCTTTTACGCGAGCAGAATAGTTGGTCGCAGAATGTTTCCTGGAGCAACTCAAGTCGTGGCAATGACAGCAACTTAGGAAACACCACTGTGAACCCTTTAAAACGAAATGAAGAAGTGGCAAAAGTGGAAGTTGCCGTCCTGGTCCTGGTGCTGCTGCTCGCTCTGACCGGCAACCTGTGCGTCCTGTGGGCCATCCACACCTCCAAGCACAGCCAGTCTCGGATGTATTACTTCATGAAACACCTGAGCATCGCAGACCTTGTCGTTGCAGTCTTTCAGGTCTTGCCACAACTCATTTGGGATATCACGTTTCGCTTCTACGGGCCGGATTTGCTGTGCAGGCTGGTTAAATACCTCCAGGTGGTGGGGATGTTTGCGTCTACCTACATGCTCGTCCTGATGTCCATCGACAGGTGCTTAGCAATCTGCCAGCCTCTCCGCTCGGTGTACAAAAAACAAGATCGCTTCTGTGTGATCGCCTCGTGGATGCTCAGCCTGATCTTCAGCACTCCTCAAGCATACATATTTTCTGTGAGGGACGTCGGGAACGGAGAGTATGACTGCTGGGGGGACTTCATACAGCCATGGGGGGCCAAAGCATACATCACATGGATGACTCTCAGCATTTACATTCTCCCAGTGGCAATTCTAAGCATCTGCTATGGATTgatatgttttaaaatatggCAGAATTTCAATTTAAAAACCAGAAGGGATCACTTCTTGGCTCTCACTCCAAGGCCCTCCAAAGGCGCTCATCCCCTCTGTCGAGTGAGCAGCGTGAGGCTCATCTCCAAAGCAAAGATCCGCACAGTGAAAATGACATTTGTTGTGGTCCTTGCCTACATTGTGTGCTGGACTCCTTTCTTCTTTGTCCAGATGTGGTCTGCATGGGATCCTGCTGCACCAAGAGAAG AGATGGCCTTCATCATCGCCATGTTGTTGGCCAGTCTCAACAGCTGCTGTAACCCCTGGATCTACATGTTCTTTGCCGGTCACCTCTTCCATGACCTGATGCAAtgcttcttctgctgctgtagagaGTACCTGacagcctcctcctccagctgtgatCGACAGTGCAGGCACAAAAGCAAATCCCCCACTTGCGTCATCAAGATCACG GCAGCCAGAggagcctcacacacacatccagcacAGGGGGACCGGGACACTGAAGAGCCAGTTGAAAGCCATCCAGGCTTCCTGTAG